From one Deinococcus aetherius genomic stretch:
- a CDS encoding SIS domain-containing protein, protein MTTPDPLMLQEAREAPQVVTRQMRENAAACRDLAAALRERRPPYAVTVARGSSDHACTVLKYALETHLSLPVASLGPSVHTLYGARLDLRGAVVIAVSQSGASPDVVENVRMAREGGATTVALVNVEGSDLAREAEFVLPLRCGEERAVAATKSYLASLTAALPVIADLTGDGGLTRALEALPDALERTLTLEEQARDLAERYRFADNLLLLARGLHFGVGQEAALKLKETCGIHAEAYSAAEFSHGPKRLLAEGVPLLGFTSADAAGEVTARAYADLLGSGADLRTLGPAPGGTLTTPQTGHALTDPVPSALAFYLFAGHLALHRGLDPDAPPLLSKVTRTR, encoded by the coding sequence ATGACCACCCCCGACCCCCTGATGCTGCAAGAAGCCCGCGAGGCCCCGCAGGTCGTCACCCGGCAAATGCGCGAGAACGCGGCGGCCTGCCGGGACCTGGCCGCCGCCCTGCGCGAGCGCCGCCCCCCCTACGCCGTCACGGTCGCGCGGGGCAGCAGCGACCACGCCTGCACGGTGCTCAAGTACGCGCTCGAAACGCACCTCTCGCTCCCGGTCGCCAGCCTGGGGCCCAGCGTCCACACCCTGTACGGGGCGCGGCTCGACCTGCGCGGCGCGGTGGTGATCGCCGTGTCGCAGTCGGGGGCGAGTCCCGACGTGGTGGAGAACGTCCGCATGGCCCGGGAGGGAGGCGCGACCACCGTCGCCCTCGTGAACGTGGAAGGCAGCGACCTCGCCCGCGAGGCGGAGTTCGTGCTCCCGCTGCGCTGCGGGGAGGAACGGGCGGTGGCCGCCACCAAGAGCTACCTCGCCAGCCTGACCGCCGCCCTCCCCGTGATCGCCGACCTCACTGGGGACGGGGGGCTGACCCGCGCGCTGGAAGCCCTGCCGGACGCCCTGGAACGCACGCTCACGTTGGAAGAGCAGGCCCGCGACCTGGCCGAGCGGTACCGTTTCGCGGACAACCTGCTGCTTCTCGCGCGGGGGCTGCACTTCGGGGTGGGGCAGGAGGCGGCCCTCAAGCTCAAGGAGACGTGCGGGATTCACGCGGAGGCGTACTCGGCGGCCGAGTTCAGCCACGGCCCCAAGAGGCTCCTCGCCGAGGGGGTGCCGCTGCTGGGCTTCACCTCCGCCGACGCCGCCGGGGAGGTGACCGCCCGCGCCTATGCCGACCTGCTGGGCAGCGGGGCAGACCTGCGGACCCTGGGTCCCGCGCCGGGAGGTACCCTCACCACACCGCAGACCGGCCACGCCCTCACCGATCCCGTGCCCAGCGCGCTCGCCTTCTACCTCTTCGCCGGCCATCTCGCCCTGCACCGGGGGCTGGACCCCGACGCGCCGCCTCTCCTCAGCAAGGTGACGCGGACGCGCTGA
- a CDS encoding PTS transporter subunit EIIC, with translation MAGHAPSAGNGEGGAGGVLRRGPRSSTKFLPRAQGGGVATGLAGGAGVAALAALVGFLVMNATMSAYLGLGDAARFAELGEGAAGRLRDGAGHTDPPDERVLGGIIMGLLSAFLYIRSKDMRLPAFLGFFARRRFVPIGTAASAIVLGIILTYPWPPVQHDLNAFSNVATQGAPVELTNLAPGQRVAGGTVRLV, from the coding sequence GTGGCAGGCCACGCGCCGTCTGCCGGGAACGGGGAGGGTGGAGCGGGCGGCGTCCTGAGGCGGGGGCCGCGTTCGTCGACGAAGTTTCTCCCCCGGGCCCAAGGTGGGGGCGTCGCTACCGGATTGGCGGGAGGGGCGGGGGTCGCCGCGCTCGCCGCCCTGGTAGGCTTCCTGGTCATGAACGCGACGATGAGCGCGTACCTGGGGCTGGGGGACGCGGCGAGGTTCGCGGAGCTGGGCGAAGGCGCAGCCGGGCGCCTACGCGACGGTGCTGGGCATACCGACCCTCCAGACGAGCGTGTCCTGGGCGGGATCATCATGGGGCTGCTCTCGGCCTTCCTCTACATCCGCTCCAAGGACATGCGGCTCCCCGCCTTCCTGGGCTTTTTCGCAAGGCGGCGCTTCGTGCCCATCGGGACGGCGGCGAGCGCCATCGTGCTCGGGATCATCCTGACGTACCCCTGGCCGCCCGTGCAGCACGACCTGAACGCCTTTTCCAATGTGGCGACGCAGGGGGCGCCCGTCGAGTTGACCAACCTCGCGCCGGGGCAGCGGGTGGCGGGCGGGACGGTCCGGCTGGTGTAG
- a CDS encoding methyl-accepting chemotaxis protein, producing MSNPSTSLGNLNAAPEAADLTPISAPRRVRRALKQKRFVSLQRRVTLYLSGLIVVLTATGIVVSVNGLRDSLNTEYRSKGEAIAQSLVSVTPNYLATEDVSQLQSLIDNYARVQGVAYVLVADRQGRPIAHTFAPFVPAGLLETEKDDHGEPGQQRLTYRDPETGQTRRVLNIDTPVSGGYLGEVLVGMDLGVIAAQQRQAALLLAGALLLAGALALAGGVIFSRRLVRPVQRLAAVSERVAQGDLSERSNVRSNDEIGLLAQSFDQAIEQLQQNELGAQRERDEALRLQQNIGDFLDVTMDIADGDLTRRGRVTEDVLGNVVDSINLMVEELGTVLQSVQAASQSVSGGAQAMLGTTGEIVQGSEATAGEAQRVRDQVQEVTAAIRRMAEIAAASATAAGQALSASVQGQEAVKDTLGGMQNVRREVQDISKRVKSLGDRSLEIQEIVDTITRLSSQTNLLALNAAIEAAGAGEAGSRFAIVADEVRKLAENSAQATGRIATLIKTVQGEIQEVVASVEDGTREVESGYRVATTAGERLQELGALAQQSAQLAESISAATTEQVRGVEQVGQAVGEIAQIAERSSASVQRGRQAAEELQELAGQLGGSLERFRLPG from the coding sequence ATGTCCAACCCCTCGACCAGCCTCGGGAACCTGAACGCCGCGCCCGAAGCCGCCGACCTCACCCCCATCTCCGCGCCGCGCCGCGTGCGCCGGGCGCTCAAGCAAAAGCGTTTTGTCAGTCTGCAACGCCGGGTCACCCTGTACCTGTCCGGGCTGATCGTCGTCCTGACCGCCACGGGCATCGTGGTGTCGGTCAACGGCCTGCGCGATTCGCTGAACACCGAGTACCGCTCCAAGGGAGAGGCGATTGCCCAGTCCCTGGTGAGCGTCACCCCCAACTACCTGGCGACCGAGGACGTGAGCCAGCTTCAGAGCCTGATCGACAACTACGCGCGGGTGCAGGGCGTGGCCTACGTGCTCGTGGCCGACCGCCAGGGGCGGCCCATCGCCCACACCTTCGCGCCCTTCGTGCCCGCCGGGCTGCTGGAGACGGAAAAGGACGATCACGGTGAGCCGGGGCAGCAACGCCTGACCTACCGCGACCCGGAGACGGGCCAGACCCGGCGCGTGCTCAACATCGACACCCCGGTCTCGGGCGGTTACCTCGGCGAGGTGCTCGTCGGGATGGACCTGGGCGTGATCGCCGCCCAGCAGCGACAGGCGGCCCTGCTCCTCGCGGGGGCGCTGCTGCTGGCGGGCGCGCTGGCCCTGGCGGGCGGTGTGATCTTCAGCCGCCGCCTGGTGCGCCCGGTGCAGCGCCTCGCGGCGGTCTCGGAGCGGGTGGCCCAGGGCGACCTCAGCGAGCGGTCGAACGTGCGCTCGAACGACGAGATCGGCCTGCTCGCCCAGTCCTTCGACCAGGCTATCGAGCAGCTCCAGCAGAACGAACTGGGGGCCCAGCGCGAGCGCGACGAGGCCCTGCGGCTCCAGCAGAACATCGGCGACTTCCTCGACGTGACGATGGACATCGCCGACGGCGACCTCACCCGGCGCGGGCGCGTCACCGAGGACGTGCTGGGCAACGTGGTGGACTCGATCAACCTGATGGTCGAGGAGCTGGGGACCGTGCTGCAAAGCGTCCAGGCCGCCTCCCAATCGGTGAGCGGCGGCGCCCAGGCGATGCTCGGCACCACCGGCGAGATCGTGCAGGGCAGCGAGGCGACCGCGGGCGAGGCCCAGCGGGTGCGTGACCAGGTGCAGGAGGTGACGGCCGCGATCCGCCGCATGGCCGAGATCGCCGCCGCGAGCGCGACCGCCGCCGGGCAGGCGCTGAGCGCCTCGGTGCAGGGGCAGGAGGCCGTGAAGGACACCCTGGGCGGGATGCAAAACGTCCGGCGCGAGGTGCAGGACATCTCCAAGCGCGTCAAGTCCCTGGGTGACCGCTCGCTGGAGATTCAGGAGATCGTGGATACTATCACCCGCCTCTCCTCGCAGACGAACCTCCTCGCGCTGAACGCGGCCATCGAGGCGGCGGGCGCGGGCGAGGCCGGGAGCCGCTTCGCCATCGTCGCCGACGAGGTGCGCAAGCTCGCCGAGAACAGCGCCCAGGCCACGGGCCGCATCGCCACCCTGATCAAGACGGTGCAGGGCGAGATCCAGGAGGTGGTCGCCTCGGTGGAGGACGGCACCCGCGAGGTGGAGTCGGGCTACCGGGTCGCCACGACCGCCGGTGAGAGGCTCCAGGAACTCGGCGCCCTCGCCCAGCAGTCGGCCCAGCTCGCCGAGAGCATCAGCGCGGCCACGACCGAGCAGGTGCGCGGGGTGGAGCAGGTGGGCCAGGCGGTCGGTGAGATCGCCCAGATCGCCGAGCGGTCGAGCGCGTCCGTGCAGCGGGGCCGCCAGGCCGCCGAGGAGCTTCAGGAACTCGCCGGGCAGCTGGGCGGCAGCCTGGAACGCTTCCGGCTCCCCGGTTAG
- a CDS encoding transporter substrate-binding domain-containing protein, translating to MTTVLKYASLLSALALGAASVAHADLADIKKRGELRVVMSGEYPPFSQPGPDGGLVGFDVDVAREIGRRLGVKVNVIKAEFPSIIAGLQAGQFDMAVASQSKTPERERAVDFLSRPYYYDGFQLFVPANSTATSLNTLGGAPVAVAQGTVFEKFLRDRKYPNVATYSGEPEIYLALGAGRAGGMITTRTVGSVAIKNGQKIKAAGPVLQQDNPYITVGKNQPQLKAAVERALNAMRVDGTLKNISLKYLGADITTPGR from the coding sequence ATGACCACAGTGCTCAAGTACGCCTCCCTGCTTTCCGCCCTCGCCCTCGGTGCCGCGTCCGTCGCGCACGCCGACCTCGCCGACATCAAGAAGCGCGGCGAACTGCGCGTCGTGATGAGCGGCGAGTACCCGCCCTTCTCGCAGCCGGGCCCCGACGGCGGGCTCGTCGGCTTCGACGTGGACGTGGCCCGCGAGATCGGGCGCCGCCTGGGGGTCAAGGTGAACGTCATCAAGGCCGAGTTCCCCTCGATCATCGCCGGGCTTCAGGCCGGGCAGTTCGACATGGCGGTCGCCTCGCAGAGCAAGACCCCCGAGCGCGAGCGGGCGGTGGATTTCCTGAGCCGCCCCTACTACTACGACGGCTTCCAGCTCTTCGTGCCCGCGAACTCGACGGCGACCAGCCTGAACACCCTGGGGGGCGCTCCGGTCGCCGTCGCCCAAGGCACGGTGTTCGAGAAGTTCCTGCGCGACCGCAAGTACCCGAACGTCGCCACCTACAGCGGCGAGCCGGAGATCTACCTGGCGCTCGGGGCGGGCCGCGCGGGGGGCATGATCACCACCCGGACGGTCGGCAGCGTCGCCATCAAGAACGGCCAGAAGATCAAGGCGGCGGGCCCGGTCCTCCAGCAGGACAACCCCTACATCACCGTGGGCAAGAACCAGCCCCAGCTCAAGGCCGCCGTGGAGCGGGCGCTGAACGCGATGCGGGTGGACGGCACCCTGAAGAACATCAGCCTGAAGT
- a CDS encoding ABC transporter substrate-binding protein yields MQSPADPPRPPAHPARGPRAVPPLARLVLGALLAAGSGFAGAASTGTPIKIGMSAAFTGSSAGLGIEYYRGAKAYFDEVNARGGIGGRRLELVALDDGYQPDRTVANTVRLVGQERVFALFNYVGTPTLTAALPVLKSFDAQGVSLVGNLTGAQIQRNVPYSTNVFNIRASYAQEMEAQVEQLWAAGFRKFGVFYQLDAYGRSGEEGVARALARHGARITAEATYRRGVTADADMGPAMTHLREAGVEVVLSATTYEAGSAFIRATRDAGWNVPITNLSGVSADNLLGLLQAAGRKTGRDYTRGLLNTQVVPSYNDARFPAVGEYRRLIEKWKPTLPAGVQNSTYRPVAYSFLGLEGFLNAKVIVEGMRRSGPTLTRPGFRSALERMEELDLGIGEPLTFSPSRHQGLNRVYLTAVQGGRWVTVNRWQLRPGQ; encoded by the coding sequence ATGCAGAGTCCAGCCGATCCGCCCAGACCCCCCGCCCACCCGGCGCGCGGACCCCGCGCCGTCCCCCCCCTCGCCCGGCTGGTCCTGGGCGCCCTCCTGGCCGCAGGGTCGGGCTTCGCGGGGGCGGCGTCCACGGGCACGCCCATCAAGATCGGGATGAGCGCCGCCTTCACCGGCTCCTCGGCGGGGCTGGGGATCGAGTACTACCGGGGGGCCAAGGCGTACTTCGACGAGGTGAACGCCCGGGGGGGCATCGGGGGCCGCCGACTGGAACTCGTGGCGCTCGACGACGGTTACCAGCCGGACCGCACGGTGGCGAACACCGTCCGGCTGGTCGGGCAGGAGCGGGTCTTTGCCCTCTTCAACTACGTGGGCACGCCCACGCTGACGGCGGCCCTGCCGGTACTGAAGTCCTTCGACGCCCAGGGCGTCAGTCTGGTCGGCAACCTGACGGGCGCGCAGATTCAGCGCAACGTGCCCTACAGCACGAACGTCTTCAACATCCGCGCCTCCTACGCGCAAGAGATGGAGGCGCAGGTCGAGCAGCTCTGGGCGGCGGGGTTCCGCAAGTTCGGCGTTTTCTACCAGCTTGACGCCTACGGGCGCAGCGGCGAGGAGGGAGTCGCCCGCGCCCTCGCGCGGCACGGCGCCCGCATCACCGCCGAGGCGACCTACCGGCGCGGCGTCACGGCGGACGCTGACATGGGCCCTGCGATGACCCACCTGCGGGAGGCCGGGGTGGAGGTCGTCCTCAGCGCCACGACCTACGAGGCGGGCAGCGCCTTCATCCGAGCGACCCGCGACGCCGGGTGGAACGTGCCGATCACCAACCTCTCGGGCGTGAGCGCGGACAACCTGCTCGGCCTGCTTCAGGCGGCCGGGCGCAAGACCGGGCGCGACTACACCCGGGGCCTGCTGAACACCCAGGTCGTTCCGTCCTACAACGACGCCCGGTTCCCGGCGGTCGGCGAGTACCGGAGATTGATCGAAAAGTGGAAACCCACCCTCCCGGCGGGGGTCCAGAACTCGACCTACCGGCCCGTTGCCTACAGCTTCCTGGGGCTGGAGGGCTTTCTCAACGCCAAGGTCATCGTCGAGGGAATGCGTCGGAGCGGGCCCACCCTCACCCGCCCGGGGTTTCGCAGCGCGCTGGAGCGCATGGAGGAGCTCGACCTCGGCATCGGTGAGCCGCTGACCTTCAGCCCCTCCCGGCACCAGGGCCTCAACCGCGTGTACCTGACGGCGGTGCAGGGTGGCCGCTGGGTCACCGTGAACCGCTGGCAGCTCCGCCCCGGCCAGTAA
- a CDS encoding VOC family protein: MTSPILDLAGLTLEVNHLPQGVRFYTQVLGLTLLEHDEERGVARFEVNPAQTLTLWKPITRQANDPRLAPLRARGASHLHYAWQIRPEDLDPSKAILDEHGLTWTEIDLGTPERPDPTVYFFDPFGHGLELRGVDLADERQPAYPPAPVARPPHALPVMGLREVALAFGDYEAMLERLPRAYGFAFAKEQPDRNFAQFTLGPGPEPDGNGTPRRWLYAWDPQVGLADMFGGDHAHVRFYADVEAVRSLVRTEGLPCVQTGEGLAVRDPEGHVFEFVPPPPRQG, translated from the coding sequence ATGACCTCTCCCATCCTCGACCTCGCGGGGCTCACGCTGGAGGTCAACCATCTGCCCCAGGGTGTCCGGTTCTACACCCAGGTGCTCGGCCTGACCCTTCTGGAACACGACGAGGAGCGCGGCGTCGCCCGCTTCGAGGTGAACCCGGCCCAGACCCTCACCCTCTGGAAGCCGATCACAAGGCAGGCGAACGACCCCCGCCTCGCCCCCCTGCGCGCGCGCGGCGCCTCACACCTGCACTACGCCTGGCAGATTCGCCCCGAGGACCTGGACCCCAGCAAGGCGATCCTCGACGAGCACGGCCTGACCTGGACCGAGATCGACCTCGGCACCCCCGAGCGCCCCGACCCCACCGTCTATTTCTTCGATCCCTTCGGGCACGGGTTGGAACTGCGTGGGGTCGACCTGGCGGACGAGCGGCAACCCGCCTACCCCCCGGCCCCGGTCGCGCGCCCGCCCCACGCCCTCCCCGTCATGGGGCTGCGCGAGGTGGCCCTGGCCTTCGGCGACTACGAGGCTATGTTGGAGCGGTTGCCACGCGCCTACGGCTTCGCCTTCGCCAAGGAGCAGCCTGACCGGAACTTCGCCCAGTTCACCCTGGGCCCCGGGCCCGAGCCTGACGGCAACGGCACCCCGCGCCGCTGGCTGTACGCCTGGGACCCGCAGGTGGGCCTCGCCGACATGTTCGGGGGGGACCACGCCCACGTGCGCTTTTACGCCGACGTGGAGGCCGTGCGCTCGCTCGTCCGCACCGAGGGGCTGCCCTGCGTTCAGACGGGGGAGGGGCTGGCCGTGCGCGACCCGGAGGGGCACGTCTTCGAGTTCGTGCCTCCTCCCCCCAGGCAGGGCTGA
- a CDS encoding chemotaxis protein CheW, translated as MQGRRVLLFRLGERVLAVPAAESREAFEPGRVAALPLDRRVLLGLCAVQGRPVPLVNLAGLLGEPGPPAGLALLVETGGQPLAFPVETVLGFETLAAPTFAPQDLLAEAATADAGSVHHLDLPALVQTVQAQLTAAL; from the coding sequence GTGCAAGGGCGCCGGGTCCTGCTGTTTCGCCTGGGAGAGCGGGTGCTCGCCGTGCCCGCCGCCGAGAGCCGCGAGGCCTTCGAGCCGGGGCGGGTCGCCGCGCTGCCCCTGGACCGCCGGGTCCTGCTGGGGCTCTGCGCGGTGCAGGGCCGCCCGGTCCCACTCGTCAACCTCGCCGGCCTGCTCGGCGAGCCCGGGCCACCCGCCGGGCTGGCCCTGCTCGTCGAGACGGGAGGACAGCCCCTCGCCTTCCCCGTGGAGACCGTCCTGGGCTTCGAGACGCTGGCCGCCCCCACCTTCGCCCCCCAGGACCTGCTCGCCGAGGCCGCCACGGCCGACGCGGGAAGCGTCCACCACCTCGACCTGCCCGCGCTCGTGCAGACCGTGCAGGCGCAACTCACCGCCGCCCTGTAG
- a CDS encoding HD-GYP domain-containing protein, producing MTAPFIPRISDLTPGHDARTSAAQSVVTLTRVALAAPDLVAGVTPTLEHLVDATAAVGAVYLGRDGEHRPRYGVRATCGEVPQALNPPGGLPADLPLMRALEGSARPLFFDGINFDRPSFASTGDLTFADPREGAGPGVASLAAAPIRVGSGPLLGAFVMYTSQPHVWDPEEEALFSMVSGTVAALAGRLAAEEQATVAREAALRALGQMLETWDGDSLGHTDRVTTLAMRLAGRLDLSAGQRQALRWGAYLHDIGKVTLLGALLPRMAPATEGDGFAQMLGFLPPAALSVITDRHEYWNGGGYPAGKAGTQISLEARLFALCDAYDGLTNPRLHELPWDPEEALAELQSRAGQEFDPELVRLLLEVVGESLNEQVGGE from the coding sequence GTGACTGCGCCCTTCATCCCCCGGATTTCGGACCTCACCCCAGGGCACGACGCCCGGACCTCGGCCGCGCAGTCGGTGGTGACCCTGACGCGGGTCGCCCTGGCCGCGCCGGACCTCGTGGCGGGCGTCACGCCGACACTGGAACACCTCGTCGACGCGACGGCGGCGGTGGGGGCGGTGTACCTCGGGCGGGACGGCGAACACCGGCCGCGTTACGGGGTGCGGGCGACCTGCGGCGAGGTGCCCCAGGCGCTGAACCCCCCCGGGGGCCTGCCCGCCGACCTGCCTCTGATGCGCGCCCTGGAGGGCAGCGCCCGCCCGCTGTTCTTCGACGGCATCAACTTCGACCGCCCCAGCTTCGCCAGCACCGGCGACCTCACGTTCGCCGACCCTCGGGAGGGGGCGGGGCCGGGCGTGGCGAGCCTGGCGGCGGCTCCCATCCGGGTCGGCAGCGGCCCCCTGCTGGGCGCGTTCGTGATGTACACCTCCCAGCCGCACGTCTGGGACCCGGAGGAGGAGGCCCTTTTCAGCATGGTGTCGGGCACGGTCGCGGCGCTGGCCGGGCGCCTCGCCGCCGAGGAGCAGGCCACCGTGGCGCGGGAGGCGGCGCTGCGGGCGCTGGGGCAGATGCTCGAAACCTGGGACGGCGACTCGCTCGGCCACACCGACCGGGTAACAACCCTGGCGATGCGGCTCGCCGGGCGGCTGGACCTGTCCGCCGGGCAACGCCAGGCGCTGCGCTGGGGCGCCTACCTGCACGACATCGGGAAGGTCACCCTGCTGGGGGCCCTGCTTCCCCGGATGGCCCCGGCCACCGAGGGCGACGGCTTCGCGCAGATGCTCGGCTTCCTGCCCCCGGCGGCCCTGTCGGTGATCACCGACCGCCACGAGTATTGGAACGGCGGCGGCTATCCGGCAGGCAAGGCCGGGACCCAGATCAGCCTGGAGGCGCGGCTTTTTGCCCTCTGCGACGCCTACGACGGGCTGACGAATCCCCGCCTCCACGAGCTGCCCTGGGACCCCGAGGAGGCCCTGGCCGAACTCCAGAGCCGGGCCGGGCAGGAATTCGACCCCGAACTCGTCCGGCTGCTGCTGGAAGTCGTGGGGGAGTCGCTGAACGAGCAGGTGGGCGGGGAGTAG
- the nagA gene encoding N-acetylglucosamine-6-phosphate deacetylase has translation MTDPPRTLRGLLVLPGGVTPGEVTFGRRIEGVTPDAAPSGEHLILPGFIDTHVHGGAGGDTMDGAGGVRTLARFHARHGTTTLLPTTITNRWENVLAALAGVREVMEAGGVGGGADVIGAHLEGPFISPGRLGAQPPNAVDPTPDLVAEVLETGVVRAVTLAPELSGATEAGMAFAQAGVRVGIGHTRADAETVTAFLNALSEMGAHTCATHLFNAMGGIEGRTPGPPGALLADPHAFIEVILDGIHVHRTGFLLARAAAPGRVLLITDAMRAAGLGDGESELGGQPVTVLDGKATLADGTIAGSLLTLATALRNAVRAGIPLPEVSAMLSETPARSLGLSDRGRLKPGLRADLTVLDADLNVIQVYVAGAPVLEDHP, from the coding sequence ATGACCGACCCCCCCCGCACCCTGCGCGGCCTCCTCGTCCTTCCCGGGGGGGTCACTCCGGGTGAGGTTACCTTCGGTCGGCGGATAGAGGGCGTCACGCCGGACGCCGCTCCCAGTGGCGAACACTTGATCCTCCCCGGCTTCATCGACACTCACGTCCATGGCGGCGCGGGCGGGGACACAATGGACGGCGCGGGGGGGGTGCGGACCCTCGCCCGCTTTCACGCCCGGCACGGCACGACCACGCTGCTCCCCACGACGATCACGAACCGGTGGGAGAACGTGCTCGCGGCGCTGGCGGGCGTCCGGGAAGTGATGGAGGCGGGAGGCGTGGGGGGTGGAGCAGACGTGATCGGCGCGCACCTGGAAGGCCCGTTCATCAGCCCGGGGCGGCTCGGCGCGCAGCCGCCGAACGCGGTGGACCCCACGCCGGACCTCGTGGCGGAGGTCTTGGAGACGGGGGTCGTCCGGGCCGTGACCCTGGCGCCTGAGCTGTCCGGCGCCACAGAGGCAGGCATGGCCTTCGCGCAGGCAGGGGTACGGGTCGGCATCGGGCACACCCGGGCGGACGCGGAGACCGTCACCGCCTTCCTGAATGCCCTCTCCGAAATGGGCGCCCACACCTGCGCCACCCACCTCTTCAACGCGATGGGGGGAATCGAGGGCCGCACCCCCGGTCCCCCCGGTGCCCTGCTCGCCGACCCTCACGCCTTCATCGAGGTCATCCTCGACGGCATCCACGTCCACCGGACGGGCTTTCTCCTCGCCCGCGCCGCCGCCCCGGGCCGCGTGCTCTTGATCACGGACGCGATGCGTGCGGCGGGGCTGGGAGACGGGGAGAGCGAGCTGGGTGGGCAGCCCGTCACCGTGCTGGACGGGAAGGCGACGCTCGCGGACGGCACCATCGCCGGGAGTCTGCTCACGCTGGCCACGGCCCTGCGAAACGCGGTGCGGGCGGGCATTCCCCTCCCCGAGGTGAGCGCCATGCTGAGTGAGACCCCCGCCCGCTCCCTGGGTCTTTCGGACCGTGGCCGCCTGAAACCCGGTTTGCGGGCCGACCTCACCGTCCTCGACGCCGACCTCAACGTCATTCAGGTGTACGTCGCCGGAGCCCCGGTGCTGGAGGACCACCCATGA
- a CDS encoding response regulator: MAKILVADDSSADLALMESILRSGDHQVITVNDPTQVEARVATERPDLVMLDVVMPVQNGYEVLRALRRNTQTQGIKVVLVSSKGNDTDVRWGLRQGASEYVTKPYTPAQILDSVRRVVG, translated from the coding sequence ATGGCAAAGATTCTCGTCGCCGATGATTCCTCCGCCGATCTCGCCCTGATGGAGAGCATTCTCCGGTCCGGGGACCATCAGGTCATCACCGTGAACGACCCCACCCAGGTGGAGGCCCGGGTGGCGACCGAGCGCCCCGATCTGGTGATGCTCGACGTCGTGATGCCCGTGCAAAACGGCTACGAGGTGCTGCGGGCCCTGCGCAGGAACACCCAGACCCAGGGGATCAAGGTCGTGCTCGTGTCGAGCAAGGGCAACGACACCGACGTGCGCTGGGGGCTGCGCCAGGGGGCGAGCGAGTACGTGACCAAGCCCTACACGCCCGCGCAGATTCTCGACTCCGTGCGCCGCGTGGTGGGCTGA
- a CDS encoding MFS transporter: MTHLRPTLPVLSGKMRGVLASLRQLHPNVRVRLVTTFLGKVTGTTVLPFLGLLFAREHGAAVAGLMLGAGYVLQFLVGLYGGALSDTRGRKRIMVWGEGAKVAAFVVMLLAALGGAGSGWIFAATLVLALGNGLSSPAGEAMLVDVSTPESRAFMYAVNYWGNNLGYLLGVPLGGLLFRDHLPVLLGLLVLVSGVILWATATRIQESWRPTPGARPGGAPGLGQLLNSYRLVARDRAFLVLTLGGVLVLTIEFARTTFLAVRLDQDLVNAVVNVPGLGPLAFDGARALSLLTVVNTLLIVLGTAPVARFLTGRDPRRWMVVGFGLFGLGYASAMLLSAPLALTLAALVFSVGELLYVPTRQAVVADMVPAERRGAYMAVNGLVFQLGKWLAALGLVVWPLLGSVGMAALLLGLAVSGSVLGWQATRRLPGTGRVERAAS; the protein is encoded by the coding sequence GTGACGCATCTGCGCCCCACCCTCCCCGTCCTTTCCGGGAAGATGCGGGGCGTGCTCGCCTCCCTCCGCCAACTCCACCCCAACGTGCGCGTTCGCCTGGTCACGACCTTTCTCGGCAAGGTGACGGGCACGACCGTCCTGCCCTTCCTGGGGCTGCTGTTCGCGCGGGAGCACGGGGCGGCAGTCGCGGGCCTGATGCTGGGCGCGGGGTACGTGCTGCAATTCCTCGTCGGCCTGTACGGGGGGGCGCTGTCGGACACGCGGGGGCGCAAGCGGATCATGGTGTGGGGCGAGGGGGCGAAGGTCGCGGCGTTCGTGGTCATGCTTCTCGCCGCGCTGGGCGGGGCGGGCAGCGGGTGGATTTTCGCGGCGACCCTCGTCCTGGCGCTGGGGAACGGCCTCTCGTCTCCGGCGGGCGAGGCGATGCTGGTGGACGTGAGCACGCCGGAGAGCCGCGCCTTCATGTACGCGGTGAACTACTGGGGCAACAACCTGGGGTACCTGCTCGGCGTGCCGCTGGGCGGGCTGCTGTTCCGGGACCACCTCCCGGTCCTCCTCGGGCTGCTCGTTCTCGTGAGCGGCGTGATCCTGTGGGCGACCGCCACGCGGATTCAGGAGAGCTGGCGGCCCACACCGGGGGCGCGGCCCGGGGGAGCGCCCGGCCTGGGGCAACTGCTGAACAGCTACCGCCTCGTGGCGCGTGACCGGGCCTTTCTCGTGCTGACGCTGGGCGGCGTCCTCGTCCTGACCATCGAGTTCGCCCGAACGACCTTCCTCGCCGTGCGGCTGGATCAGGACCTCGTGAACGCGGTGGTGAACGTGCCGGGGCTGGGTCCGCTCGCCTTCGACGGGGCGCGGGCCCTGAGCCTGCTCACCGTCGTGAATACGCTGCTGATCGTGCTGGGGACGGCGCCGGTCGCCCGCTTCCTGACGGGCCGCGATCCCCGGCGGTGGATGGTCGTGGGCTTCGGGCTCTTTGGCCTGGGGTACGCCTCGGCGATGCTGCTCTCGGCGCCGCTAGCCCTGACCCTCGCCGCGCTCGTGTTCTCGGTGGGGGAGCTGCTGTACGTGCCCACCCGGCAGGCGGTCGTGGCGGACATGGTGCCCGCCGAGCGGCGCGGGGCGTACATGGCGGTGAACGGCCTCGTCTTCCAGCTCGGCAAGTGGCTCGCGGCGCTGGGGCTGGTGGTGTGGCCGCTGCTGGGGAGTGTGGGCATGGCGGCTCTGCTGCTCGGGCTGGCGGTGTCGGGGAGCGTGCTGGGGTGGCAGGCCACGCGCCGTCTGCCGGGAACGGGGAGGGTGGAGCGGGCGGCGTCCTGA